The nucleotide window CATCAAGGACTATTAGCTTTActtgatcttgaattttaaCTCAACTTTATACTATATTGGAccttgaattaaattaaaaaatatttgaactttgaactaGGGACTGAACTTCGAATTTACAATTCAACTTTGaacttaaaattgaaaaaagaaaactcTGACTCGAAGCaaattattctttaaaaaaatttctttaaaagaGCTTCAAGATTAAGTAGAATAAGGTTACAATTCGATTTCTAAGATAATGAAAACACCAAGTATTTATATGTAGGTTATTAGTTGCATTAAGTCATAAGTTGAGTTAGGCATAGctcgagtggcaaaaggtggagaatttgtggcttaggttgcaggttcaagccccacaccatgcaaagcaaagcccggtatttaagtggagaagggtagaggggcgggcccattatccaccgagtttagaaggctgtgattggtccaaagggcgggtcacagacggggATTTCtcagttatcaaaaaaaaaagtgagtattaaatttgaaactcaataatattaaaaaatgttgaattattacttaatttagtgtttaacaaattcaaattttgtgatCTTTATGTAGATGGATCGTAGTTGGATGTATGAAAGGACTAATTTTGGTCGAGTGGGGATAAAGCCTGAATTTGTAAAAGGTGTTGATGGTTTTGTGGACTATGCAATGACACTAGAACCTTTTCAACTTAGTAGCTTGGTGAAGTGTCCTTGTAAGAAATGTCAATGTATGAATTATGAAAAACCAGAGATTGTTAAGTTTCATCTTTATCGAAATGGGTTTAAAGAAGACTATACAGTGTGGACTAGTCATGGAGAAATTGACAATAGTTTTGATAGATTTCAACACCATGTTGTTGGTGAAAGTAGTAAGGCAGTGAAACCTAATGTCCAAAATTATAGAATGCACTACATGGTTCGGGATGCGCATAAGCTGCATCCTGATTTTGAATTTCGCGACCACGTTGAAGAAGCTCCCAATGATGAATCTAGAATTTTCTTTGAACAATTGAAAGTTGCTAGTCGGCCTTTATATGAGGGGAGTCCACACTGGGAGACCGACGCGAGGTTCAAGCAGATAAACGAGGTTGCCAAGATGGTCAGAGCAACTACTAAGGGTGGCTCTCTACACACAATTGGGGTTCAGAGCCAAGGGAATGTGAAGAGGAAATTGGTAGGTTCATTtcttaagttatatatattgtaggttattaatatttaattattcttGATTAATAACTAAATTAATTTCGTTCGTAGGAAAAGAAACTGGGGAGACCGGTAACTCAGGCAAAGGCATTCAAGACTACACacacaaggaagaagaaaaccCCCGGAGATCCAGACGTTTGGGTTCCTCAACTGACCTACGTAAGCCAataatttaaagtaataattaCTTTACTTCCTAAATTTATATTCTAATATTATTACTGTTATATTCATAATCAATACATGCAATCCGTTGAGGATTACCATCAAATTCAACTAGATGATAGCCGAGGCATGCCATTGAGCCAAGAGCAGACTGAGAGAATGTGGCTAGACTCGGTTGGTGGGCCGAGTTGGTATGGGTATTCTTACGACCCCTTTCGTGAATTTTATTCGGAGCTAGAAGGCCTAGGTAGTTTCCAGGATGATTGGTCAAGGGAGAAGATATTGGAACAGAAGATAGCTAAGCTATGTAGCCAAGTCGAAGTCTCGCGGGCTAGGGAAAGGCAGAGGGACATAGAGCATGAAGGGATTAAGGCCCAATTAGATGCACTACTTGCTTTGGTTGCTTCGGGGTGGATTCCCCCTTGTCCCAGTGATGTAGTTTGCCCTCCTCGTCTTTCCCAGTATCAACCTATTCAACATCAAGTATATGGTCAATACAGAGGTTTGACCGATGAGCCCAGCAATGATGAGGATCATGTGGCAAACATACCACCTCATTATTGAAGTTTAGAGTTGTATTAGATAATCTAAACTAAGTACTTTATGGTGATTTTAAGACTTATTATGTGTTTTGTGGATGCATGAGAACATTGAAGTAGTTTGAAATCCAATTGTACAACTTATGACTTCTATGCTTTTTCCATTCAATTTCGAAGTACTTTAAAGTTGATTTTCAAGTAGTGTTGATTGGAGGATATTTAGCACATGTATTTGTTGTAGTTTGATTGATTGTTGGCAGCTCTTTGAGCTTGATTTAGCTAATTAGAATGTACatattattgaattgaatttaaataGATGGTGTGCAGCTGCTAAAGCAAAAATCTGCTAccagttttttttcttcagaaaagtgacctcatgaggtctcttttctgcaattaaatttttcataaatgcAGTAAAGAGACTTCATGAGGTCTCTTTTCTGCAATTTCATTTCCCAGAAAAATGTGTAAAGGCGATTAACAATTCGTTTCTTTCTTTATTGGTGAGTTTTTGCTGTGCCCTTTCAAGAAGGAACAAACACATTGAGGTAACGAGATCTTTATGTCCATACAACTTATGAGTTAAGTTTTTGATCTTGTTAGAAAGACATAATCATTCCATACTAATCTAACTTAACACCCTaaatttttgttccattttattttatagtagTCAGAATGAGTAGAAAATGGCTCAGTAAGGAATATGGGCATGGCCACATTAGGTGATTAACATATTAGGAATCACTCTGTTATTGCCCTTTTTTCTAATAACCATGGTGTCCGGGTCACTTGAGCGCACCTCTATGTTATTTCCCTAAAAAAAGCATATGAGTAGaacataaaaatcattaagAACACCAAGAATATTACGTTAGAAAAATGGTGAATTTATCACTTGAATCCACAGGTTTGTAGGGGTCCAGTATTCTAAGCTGGCCTCTCTTTTATCAATTAGTTTAACAAGATGCTCAGTGAAATtctctctctttcctttttaatttctcTTGGGTGAGTAGGAATTCTTAAGCATAAATGCTTCAACTACTCTTATTAGAGCAGAGGGCAGACATTTTTAAGAAGTTGTTTAAAACCTAGGACATTAGAGAATCACAGATGACATACCTATGAAGCGAGTCTTGACAAATAGACCACTGCAGTGCAGCTAATCCATGAAGTTGAGTCTGCACAAATATTATGCCATAGATTTCAATGTCAAATGTACTGAAAACGAGAAGTGTCAATTGCCTTCAGGTTTTCTTTTATTACTTTACACTTTTGTTTAGAACGGGATAACACAAAGTTAAGAAGTATAAAAGTAAGACAAATGTAATCTAGTCTCTCATGAACCACGACATTCATTTTGTAAGAAAgtaaatcttaagtttttacaTCATATGAAAGAGAAGCAAAAACGTATAAGTAACAACTTCAATCCTTGTTACTTATGTGTAAAGCACATCAATTTGTTCAAGGCCTCTTTTATCATAATAATATTAACATATGCAATCCTTATCCCCAAAAGATATTTGAGCGTGAAGTTGgatcttttccttcttttttggtGGAATGATGCGGGTCATTTGCAACAGAGTGCTGAGCAAGTTAGCACCTTTACTCAAATAACATACAATGAAGTTGGATAAAATGCATCTAaacaattctttcttttttctggTTTAAGATGTGAAAAgggggaaaaaaaaaagatacatgCATTAATGTTAAGTGTTGAAGTCCATCTAGTACAAGAAATCACCTGAAACGGCAACTTATTCATAACTTTCTCATAAAATGGTAGTGCTTCCTTGAGCTTGCCAAGGTCCATGAAAGAGTCACCATCCTTCAATGCCTAAGTATGACAACACTAAAATTAAGAAGTAAGTCATACCTCATGATTCTCGAACAAGAAAGGATATAAACCCACATTAAGAATGGCTTAATAATTGAAACACTCTTCCCTTTCAAAGGACTCCTTCAAAATATGTCAATTATCTTATCTAAATCAACCATAAACATAAGTATCTGAACTAGATTAATTCCAATGTACCTTGCTTATAAACTTTGGTGGAGGCATAGGAGTAACCCCCTTCGTTGGAAAAATATACATACATAGGGCctaaaatgattaatttattttttgcatataTATAAGTTGAATCTCCTTGGCatgagattttttaaaaaaatccccTTGTTTGAGTTTCTGGCTCCACCACTGCTTGTATGGATGGAAATTTACAGGAAATCTATTTCTAAAAAGGTATGCTTCAATCAATTTCAACCATGTTGATAAGTCGTTAGTTTATTTTACAACTTGTGAATTCAAGAAAAACACCCACATCTAGCCTCTTAAATGTATTATTCGATTTAGTTTGCATTCAAAGTCTTGGAATATGAATTTATGTGCTTTCAGGTCCATTCACCTGACTTTCTTGAAGTTTACGGATTCTCCCCTAGTATTCCATACTCTCCCCCTCTCGGCCTTGATTTCAGTCCTGGAAACACAAATGAGAATGCAAGACCGGGCGCCTTATAGAGGACTTTTTGGACTTCGCAGTTCTGGAGGATAACTAATTCAGACCAATATCACTCTACTTTCTTCACATGTACATTTCCAAGCCTTTTGAGTCTTTCTAACCATAGTTTTGCTGGTAATGTCATGCCTCTTTTGTAAAATCACTGTTACATGCACCTGCCGTGCATATCGTAGCAGCTCTGCATGAACATGCAATGTTGGCACCCTTAATGCTAAAAGTTCATTCAAAACCACCCCCGATATGTGAACACAGATGTCACTTGTAGGAATTTCAGAGGTAAAGCATACTTCATAGGATTAAAGTAACAATTGGCCACATCTAGCATTTAGCTCTTGTACTTCTGGTTTATTTCCAAGTTTACTATAATCTACAATGGCTGAGTGtgcaaatatatttaattaaccACTGGAAAGTGAAGATCCACAAGATTATCCAATCGAAGAAAAAGTTACATAGCTCGGAAGGTGCACTTAAGTTTTAATGAGCTCTGAATGCCAATATCCCTGAAGATCTCTAGCTTCATGTCCGATGGTAGTGTGAATTTATCCCACTCATTAAGGGCCATGGCCATGATATAATTTCTAGTCTTGAAACCTTTAACTTCATTCCATCTGAATGGATTTGTGAGAAAAAAGAGCACATCAGTTCAAAGCCTCCGAAGACTCTAA belongs to Solanum stenotomum isolate F172 chromosome 1, ASM1918654v1, whole genome shotgun sequence and includes:
- the LOC125844104 gene encoding uncharacterized protein LOC125844104 isoform X3, whose product is MDRSWMYERTNFGRVGIKPEFVKGVDGFVDYAMTLEPFQLSSLVKCPCKKCQCMNYEKPEIVKFHLYRNGFKEDYTVWTSHGEIDNSFDRFQHHVVGESSKAVKPNVQNYRMHYMVRDAHKLHPDFEFRDHVEEAPNDESRIFFEQLKVASRPLYEGSPHWETDARFKQINEVAKMVRATTKGGSLHTIGVQSQGNVKRKLEKKLGRPVTQAKAFKTTHTRKKKTPGDPDVWVPQLTYVSQ
- the LOC125844104 gene encoding uncharacterized protein LOC125844104 isoform X1, with the protein product MDRSWMYERTNFGRVGIKPEFVKGVDGFVDYAMTLEPFQLSSLVKCPCKKCQCMNYEKPEIVKFHLYRNGFKEDYTVWTSHGEIDNSFDRFQHHVVGESSKAVKPNVQNYRMHYMVRDAHKLHPDFEFRDHVEEAPNDESRIFFEQLKVASRPLYEGSPHWETDARFKQINEVAKMVRATTKGGSLHTIGVQSQGNVKRKLEKKLGRPVTQAKAFKTTHTRKKKTPGDPDVWVPQLTYVELEETDEKQGPEFEEARNIITDVEKLFESSEV
- the LOC125844104 gene encoding uncharacterized protein LOC125844104 isoform X2; the protein is MDRSWMYERTNFGRVGIKPEFVKGVDGFVDYAMTLEPFQLSSLVKCPCKKCQCMNYEKPEIVKFHLYRNGFKEDYTVWTSHGEIDNSFDRFQHHVVGESSKAVKPNVQNYRMHYMVRDAHKLHPDFEFRDHVEEAPNDESRIFFEQLKVASRPLYEGSPHWETDARFKQINEVAKMVRATTKGGSLHTIGVQSQGNVKRKLEKKLGRPVTQAKAFKTTHTRKKKTPGDPDVWVPQLTYMIAEACH